In Methanothermobacter sp. K4, one genomic interval encodes:
- the pyrH gene encoding UMP kinase, translating into MRIVITIGGSILISEFTHEMFRAYADILNSLRNEHELFVVVGGGRPARDYIGVARKLGAGEAQCDDIGIDVTRLNARILITALGESAYPSVPENFREAVRFAASGRIVVMGGTEPAHSTDAVGAILAETVGADLMINLTSVDGFYDRDPQKHPDARFYPEISASEMLEHLSESDVKAGTYEFFDHTALKMIKRSGIKTIIANGSDPENLLRAMDGGIGTTVIPE; encoded by the coding sequence ATGAGAATTGTTATTACCATTGGAGGATCAATCCTGATAAGTGAATTCACACATGAAATGTTCAGGGCATACGCCGATATTCTTAATTCACTTAGGAATGAACATGAACTGTTTGTGGTTGTGGGTGGTGGCAGGCCTGCCCGTGATTATATAGGGGTTGCAAGGAAGCTGGGGGCCGGGGAGGCCCAGTGCGATGATATAGGAATTGATGTCACAAGGTTGAATGCCCGGATCCTGATAACAGCCCTGGGTGAAAGTGCGTACCCATCTGTACCTGAAAACTTCAGGGAGGCTGTCAGGTTTGCAGCGTCGGGCAGAATAGTGGTGATGGGTGGTACGGAGCCTGCCCACAGCACCGACGCGGTTGGGGCGATACTGGCCGAAACCGTTGGAGCAGACCTCATGATAAACCTCACATCGGTTGATGGTTTCTATGACAGGGACCCCCAGAAGCACCCTGATGCGAGGTTCTACCCTGAGATCAGCGCCAGTGAGATGCTGGAGCACCTCAGCGAATCCGATGTTAAGGCCGGCACCTACGAGTTCTTTGACCATACAGCCCTGAAGATGATAAAGAGGTCAGGGATAAAGACCATCATAGCCAATGGTAGTGACCCTGAAAACCTGCTGAGGGCAATGGATGGTGGGATAGGAACCACTGTTATCCCAGAATAA
- a CDS encoding UbiA family prenyltransferase, whose amino-acid sequence MSGHVYETGFLENVKILRELFSALKKLFIYGGILPALWGPSLLLASSALLKRQCSPITALISFMLPLTVYAYDYLADSKVDSFTDPGRSHFSQRWGKSIIAVCTAILILLLGICRDPFMVALTVILLTAGILYTGFFKNLTKRITGFKNIYLGLIWSSWTVLPAAPCALTASNLLVFTFIFLKVYVNTAFSDYKDVESDRLQGLRTLPAVYGENGSSLILQVINAAGAVILCTGILLGLVPVSGAAAVILALYTCLYLHLKGEMDIKRATLIADLEGPLHLILILGSFNVPFQLTP is encoded by the coding sequence ATGTCAGGTCATGTATATGAAACCGGTTTTCTTGAAAACGTCAAAATTTTAAGGGAATTATTTTCAGCCCTGAAAAAACTGTTCATCTATGGTGGAATTCTTCCGGCGCTCTGGGGACCATCACTTCTTCTGGCATCTTCCGCCCTTCTTAAAAGACAGTGCAGCCCCATAACCGCATTGATATCCTTCATGCTCCCCCTCACGGTGTACGCCTACGACTACCTTGCAGATTCCAAGGTCGACTCGTTCACAGATCCCGGGAGATCCCATTTCAGCCAGCGATGGGGTAAATCGATTATTGCAGTCTGTACAGCGATACTTATCCTTCTCCTTGGCATATGCAGGGATCCGTTCATGGTAGCCCTCACGGTGATCCTCCTGACAGCAGGGATCCTCTACACAGGGTTCTTCAAGAACCTCACAAAAAGGATCACAGGCTTTAAAAACATCTACCTGGGCCTTATATGGAGTTCATGGACAGTTCTACCGGCAGCTCCCTGTGCCCTCACAGCATCGAATCTCCTGGTGTTCACCTTCATCTTCCTGAAGGTATACGTGAACACAGCCTTCAGTGACTATAAGGATGTTGAATCAGACAGGCTGCAGGGACTCAGAACACTTCCTGCAGTTTACGGGGAAAATGGGAGTTCTCTGATTCTGCAGGTTATAAACGCCGCTGGCGCGGTTATTCTGTGTACGGGTATCCTCCTTGGACTCGTACCTGTAAGCGGTGCAGCTGCAGTTATCCTTGCCCTCTACACCTGCCTTTACCTGCACCTGAAGGGGGAGATGGATATAAAAAGAGCCACACTCATTGCAGACCTGGAGGGCCCCCTTCACCTAATACTCATCCTGGGATCATTTAATGTGCCGTTTCAGTTAACCCCCTGA
- a CDS encoding NAD(+) kinase → MMRIGIIARFDVPEAVELAGKVASFLLNRGVELSVDLKITEELPELREYGKDIRDMEVDMILTIGGDGTILRTQSLIEGKEIPILGINMGTVGFLTEVDPENVFSALEDVLIGNYAVERRTLLSVYHNGELPSALNEVVMMTRKPAKMLHIEISVDDEVVEELRADGIIIATPSGSTAYSMSAGGPIVDPRVEAFLIVPICPFKLSARPLVVSNKSVIRVKLLRKGKKAIAVIDGQYEEEINYMEEVVFKKSDHCAHFVRLSKDFYRKVREKLIEGGIDSIKG, encoded by the coding sequence ATGATGCGTATAGGTATAATAGCCCGCTTTGATGTGCCCGAAGCTGTTGAACTTGCAGGTAAGGTGGCCTCGTTCCTTCTAAACAGGGGTGTTGAACTGAGCGTTGACCTAAAGATCACAGAGGAACTCCCTGAGCTCCGTGAATACGGAAAGGACATCAGGGACATGGAAGTAGACATGATACTGACCATTGGGGGGGACGGGACGATACTCCGGACCCAGAGCCTAATAGAGGGTAAGGAGATACCAATACTTGGAATAAACATGGGCACAGTCGGGTTCCTCACGGAAGTTGACCCTGAAAATGTCTTCTCTGCCCTGGAGGATGTGCTTATTGGCAACTATGCTGTTGAGAGGAGAACCCTCCTAAGCGTATACCATAACGGTGAACTTCCATCAGCCCTCAATGAGGTTGTTATGATGACAAGGAAGCCCGCCAAGATGCTCCACATAGAGATATCCGTTGACGATGAGGTGGTTGAGGAGCTCAGGGCGGATGGTATAATCATAGCAACACCCAGCGGTTCAACAGCGTATTCCATGTCCGCTGGTGGTCCTATAGTGGATCCCCGTGTGGAGGCCTTCCTTATAGTCCCCATATGCCCCTTCAAACTTAGCGCCAGGCCACTGGTTGTATCCAACAAAAGTGTCATCAGAGTAAAACTTTTGAGGAAGGGCAAGAAGGCCATCGCGGTGATTGATGGGCAGTACGAGGAGGAAATCAACTACATGGAGGAGGTTGTATTTAAAAAGTCAGATCACTGCGCCCACTTTGTAAGGCTCAGCAAGGACTTCTACAGGAAGGTGCGTGAGAAGCTCATAGAGGGTGGTATAGATTCAATAAAGGGTTAA
- the speB gene encoding agmatinase, with amino-acid sequence MLLHTEDPLKFAFSTTDPERIPELSFGILGVPFDSTTTYVPGTRFGPLAVREASYSFESYNLRFSGEPGVKCFDFGDVDVVPGNFQRTAEFISDSIGGVLDLDLKPITLGGEHTVTLPVVGELTSRDIAPVVIHLDAHMDMADRYAGERYSHATVMRRVHELGLDVIMIGVRSASAHEAEFVRENDIRCIMAHEVMQNPEAVPEALRGIRGPVYISVDMDVLDPAYAPSVGNLTPCGLAPWVLEDMAEVLSRKDVVGFDVVEVASTVFGDQTSVNAAKIIYDLLTLL; translated from the coding sequence ATGCTTCTACATACAGAGGATCCCCTAAAATTTGCTTTTTCAACAACGGACCCTGAGAGGATACCTGAACTTTCATTTGGGATACTGGGGGTCCCATTTGATTCCACAACCACCTATGTTCCCGGGACACGCTTCGGCCCCCTGGCGGTTAGGGAGGCATCCTACAGCTTTGAATCATATAACCTCAGGTTTTCAGGAGAGCCAGGCGTTAAATGCTTCGACTTCGGTGACGTGGATGTGGTGCCTGGTAATTTCCAGAGAACCGCAGAGTTCATAAGTGACTCCATAGGTGGGGTGCTGGATCTGGACCTCAAACCCATCACCCTGGGCGGTGAGCACACGGTGACACTACCCGTGGTCGGGGAACTCACATCACGGGATATAGCTCCTGTGGTTATCCACCTCGACGCCCATATGGATATGGCGGATCGCTATGCAGGCGAGAGGTACTCCCATGCAACCGTCATGAGGCGCGTTCATGAACTGGGGCTGGATGTCATAATGATCGGTGTTCGTTCGGCATCAGCCCATGAGGCCGAATTTGTAAGGGAGAATGATATAAGGTGCATAATGGCCCATGAGGTAATGCAGAACCCTGAGGCTGTACCTGAAGCCCTCAGGGGTATCAGGGGCCCGGTATATATCTCGGTTGACATGGATGTACTTGACCCGGCATATGCGCCATCCGTTGGTAACCTCACACCCTGTGGACTTGCACCATGGGTTCTTGAGGACATGGCTGAAGTTCTCTCAAGGAAGGATGTGGTTGGTTTTGATGTGGTGGAGGTTGCATCAACCGTCTTCGGGGATCAGACATCTGTGAATGCGGCCAAGATAATATATGACCTTCTGACACTTTTATAA
- a CDS encoding bifunctional fructose-bisphosphatase/inositol-phosphate phosphatase: protein MEESDIYYWKSIAVKMAEQVEKAVAPLVGTPDAGEVIKMGADGTPTKLIDLVAEDEAIGVLENTERPVTIISEEIGILHINQEPPDEPRIIFVVDPLDGTSNAIRNIPFYGISVAVAEYIPGDDLPSLNNVVMGFVKNFATGDLYWAIRDQGAFLNDKKICASSQSSLDRTSLGAFIYGTRFRRVDSICRVIRRMRILGSVALELAYVASGSYDAFMDLRENLRIVDIAASKLIVEEAGGVVTNERGESIDGLLNVKARTSLIAAGNMELHKKIMQTLEVI from the coding sequence ATGGAAGAATCAGACATCTACTACTGGAAGAGCATCGCAGTTAAAATGGCCGAGCAGGTTGAAAAGGCTGTTGCTCCCCTTGTAGGAACTCCAGATGCCGGGGAGGTAATCAAGATGGGGGCCGATGGAACACCCACAAAACTCATAGACCTCGTGGCGGAGGATGAGGCGATAGGTGTTCTTGAGAACACCGAGCGGCCCGTCACGATAATAAGTGAGGAGATTGGTATTCTCCACATAAATCAGGAGCCCCCGGATGAACCCAGAATAATCTTCGTTGTGGACCCCCTTGATGGTACAAGCAATGCAATAAGAAACATACCCTTCTACGGGATCTCTGTGGCTGTTGCAGAATATATCCCTGGAGACGACCTTCCCTCCCTAAACAATGTCGTCATGGGTTTCGTGAAGAACTTTGCAACGGGAGACCTTTACTGGGCAATAAGGGATCAGGGGGCATTCCTGAATGATAAAAAAATCTGTGCATCAAGCCAGAGCTCCCTGGATAGGACCTCCCTCGGTGCATTCATCTATGGCACGAGATTCAGAAGGGTTGATAGTATCTGCAGGGTGATCCGCCGGATGCGCATTCTTGGCTCCGTGGCCCTTGAACTTGCATACGTTGCAAGCGGATCATATGATGCCTTCATGGACCTCAGGGAGAATCTGCGAATAGTCGACATAGCCGCATCCAAGCTAATCGTAGAGGAGGCCGGTGGTGTGGTGACAAATGAGAGGGGTGAATCAATAGACGGTCTACTAAATGTCAAGGCAAGGACCTCACTAATCGCGGCAGGAAATATGGAACTCCACAAAAAGATAATGCAGACCCTGGAGGTCATATGA
- a CDS encoding orotate phosphoribosyltransferase-like protein: MENELIKKARELRKRGFTTGEIADELNVSKDTARWLTLQTASSVSPKEVPVDFAINWESLGGSSSRMRYVSAAMADMALKYGVADVVLGIAISGIPFATLMADVMGAETGLETSLAVFHPVKHRKDEGAEGAISSNFAKVKGKRVVVVDDVITSGRTIGEVVRVLREQGAKPLAVTVLIDKKGISEVDGVPVESLIRVSRLG; this comes from the coding sequence ATGGAAAATGAACTTATAAAGAAGGCCCGGGAACTTAGAAAAAGGGGTTTTACTACAGGGGAAATTGCAGATGAACTGAACGTATCAAAGGATACTGCCAGGTGGCTGACGCTTCAGACTGCCAGTTCAGTTTCCCCAAAGGAGGTCCCTGTGGATTTTGCCATCAACTGGGAGAGCCTCGGCGGCAGTTCATCCCGTATGAGATATGTTTCGGCTGCAATGGCAGACATGGCACTCAAGTATGGTGTTGCAGATGTTGTGCTTGGTATAGCCATAAGCGGCATACCATTCGCCACCCTCATGGCCGATGTTATGGGGGCTGAGACGGGTCTTGAAACATCCCTTGCAGTCTTCCACCCTGTGAAACACAGGAAGGATGAGGGGGCGGAGGGCGCCATTAGCAGCAACTTTGCAAAGGTTAAGGGTAAGAGGGTTGTGGTTGTTGATGACGTGATAACCAGCGGGAGGACCATAGGTGAGGTTGTAAGGGTCCTCAGGGAACAGGGAGCCAAACCCCTGGCGGTCACCGTCCTCATAGATAAGAAGGGGATCTCAGAGGTTGATGGTGTACCGGTCGAGTCACTCATAAGGGTCAGCAGGCTTGGCTGA
- a CDS encoding Gfo/Idh/MocA family protein, translating into MRKINVGVIGVGAMGYNHARVYYRLKNANLMAVSDIMKGTLQKVANKYDAVGYVDYENLLEIPEIDVVSVCVPTTHHYRVVMDALEHDKHVLVEKPIAFTLEEAKEMVKTARRKGLKLGTGHVERFNPAVQKAKELIENDVIGDVVSASAKRVGPFPPRIKDVGVTIDLAIHDLDVMHYLFSEPVAEVYAVMGSILEKCEYEDHAEIMTKFRSGITGMLEVNWLTPYKRRKLAITGTDGIINVDYIDQKLDVYGKFAQDIQIKHEEPLRNEIKSFLSSVINDEEPEITGEDGIYALRTVLAAMKSAREHRPVKLNGDI; encoded by the coding sequence TTGAGAAAGATAAATGTGGGTGTAATCGGCGTTGGAGCCATGGGTTACAACCATGCCAGGGTTTACTACAGACTTAAAAATGCGAATCTTATGGCCGTATCCGACATCATGAAGGGAACACTCCAGAAGGTTGCCAACAAGTACGATGCTGTCGGGTATGTGGACTACGAGAACCTCCTCGAGATACCGGAGATAGATGTTGTCAGTGTCTGCGTGCCAACCACCCACCATTACCGTGTGGTTATGGACGCCCTCGAACATGATAAACACGTTCTTGTGGAAAAGCCCATTGCATTCACACTTGAAGAGGCCAAGGAGATGGTGAAAACAGCACGCAGGAAGGGTTTGAAGCTGGGGACAGGACATGTTGAAAGGTTCAACCCGGCTGTTCAGAAGGCGAAGGAGTTAATTGAAAATGATGTGATAGGGGACGTGGTTTCTGCATCTGCAAAGAGGGTAGGCCCATTCCCCCCAAGGATAAAGGATGTTGGTGTCACCATTGACCTGGCGATACATGACCTTGATGTAATGCACTACCTCTTCAGCGAACCCGTGGCAGAGGTATACGCGGTCATGGGCAGCATACTCGAGAAGTGTGAGTATGAGGACCATGCTGAGATAATGACAAAGTTCAGAAGCGGAATCACAGGGATGCTTGAGGTTAACTGGCTCACCCCCTACAAGAGGAGGAAGCTTGCCATCACAGGAACAGATGGTATAATAAACGTTGACTATATCGATCAGAAGCTGGACGTGTACGGGAAGTTCGCCCAGGACATACAGATCAAACATGAGGAACCCCTCAGGAATGAAATCAAATCATTCCTCTCATCGGTTATCAACGATGAGGAGCCTGAGATAACCGGTGAGGACGGCATATATGCCCTTAGAACTGTACTTGCAGCCATGAAATCTGCGAGGGAACACAGGCCCGTGAAACTTAACGGTGATATTTGA
- the eif5A gene encoding translation initiation factor IF-5A, with translation MSKKVVEVKTLKVGKYVIIDGEASKITNISTSSPGKHGSAKARVEAVGIFDNQKRSFVKPVDSKVDIPIIDKRTAQVLAIMGGDVQLMDLETYETFETPIPDELSDQLVEGVEVEYIEALGQRKLMRTKG, from the coding sequence ATGTCAAAGAAAGTGGTTGAAGTTAAGACACTTAAGGTTGGAAAGTATGTGATCATTGATGGTGAGGCATCGAAGATTACAAATATCTCAACATCATCTCCGGGCAAGCACGGATCAGCAAAGGCCCGTGTTGAGGCTGTTGGGATCTTTGACAACCAGAAGAGAAGCTTTGTTAAGCCTGTTGACTCAAAGGTTGACATACCCATAATCGACAAGAGGACAGCCCAGGTCCTTGCAATAATGGGTGGGGATGTCCAGCTGATGGACCTTGAAACCTATGAGACCTTTGAAACACCCATACCTGATGAACTGAGCGACCAGCTGGTTGAGGGTGTTGAGGTGGAATACATAGAGGCCCTTGGCCAGAGGAAACTCATGAGGACCAAGGGATAA
- a CDS encoding DUF2116 family Zn-ribbon domain-containing protein, which produces MVEPHKHCPVCSTPIPMDEVTCSERCQEILSKNQQRVRRTRTIFYLIFALFIVVWVVLSIRR; this is translated from the coding sequence ATGGTTGAACCGCACAAGCACTGTCCTGTATGCAGCACCCCCATACCCATGGATGAGGTGACCTGTTCAGAGAGGTGCCAGGAGATCCTATCAAAAAATCAGCAGAGGGTGAGGAGAACAAGGACAATCTTCTACCTTATATTCGCGCTTTTCATTGTGGTGTGGGTTGTTCTCTCAATAAGAAGGTAG
- the prf1 gene encoding peptide chain release factor aRF-1: MSEPSSKELFEFKRTLQELSDKRGRGTELVSVYIPPDRQISDVAKHMREELSQSANIKSKQTKKNVQSAIEVIMQRLKLFPRPPEKGLVMFVGMVPRGGPGTEKMETYVFESPEPIKTYIYHCNSEFYLEPLREMLEEKETYGLAVLDRKEATIATLRGKRIDILKTLTSGVPGKHKAGGQSQRRFDRLIDLAAHEFLKRIGEHMNEAFLQIEDLKGIILGGPGHTKEEFLNGDYLHHELKKKVITTVDTSYTGEFGIREVIDKSMDVLSEIDVMREKKLVQRFLRELINEDGLASYGEREVRQHLQMGAVEVLLLSEDLKYQRGTYECASCGHSMEKTGKDLPDTETCPSCNDQMRLSDRRDMIDDLVEMAEEVGTEVEIISTETEEGMQLLRAFGGIGAILRYRP, translated from the coding sequence GTGAGTGAACCATCATCAAAGGAGCTTTTCGAATTCAAGAGAACCCTCCAGGAACTCTCAGATAAGAGGGGAAGGGGGACAGAGCTCGTATCGGTATACATACCCCCCGACAGGCAGATCAGTGACGTTGCAAAGCATATGAGGGAGGAACTGAGCCAGAGCGCCAACATCAAGAGCAAGCAGACCAAGAAGAATGTGCAGTCAGCAATTGAAGTTATAATGCAGAGGCTGAAGCTTTTCCCCAGACCACCCGAGAAGGGCCTTGTGATGTTTGTGGGAATGGTTCCCAGGGGAGGCCCCGGCACAGAGAAGATGGAAACCTACGTCTTCGAGTCACCAGAACCCATAAAGACCTACATATACCACTGTAACTCAGAGTTCTACCTTGAGCCCCTTAGGGAGATGCTTGAGGAGAAGGAGACCTATGGACTGGCTGTTCTTGACAGGAAGGAGGCAACCATCGCAACCCTCAGGGGTAAGAGGATAGACATCCTCAAGACCCTCACAAGTGGTGTGCCAGGTAAGCACAAGGCAGGTGGTCAGTCCCAGAGGAGGTTCGACCGTCTCATAGACCTCGCAGCCCATGAGTTCCTTAAGAGGATAGGGGAACACATGAACGAGGCCTTCCTCCAGATAGAGGACCTCAAGGGCATCATACTCGGGGGCCCTGGTCACACAAAGGAGGAGTTTCTAAACGGGGACTACCTTCACCATGAACTCAAGAAGAAGGTCATAACGACGGTGGACACATCATACACAGGGGAATTCGGTATCAGGGAGGTTATCGACAAGTCCATGGATGTCCTGAGTGAAATTGATGTGATGAGGGAGAAGAAACTGGTCCAGCGCTTCCTTAGGGAACTCATAAACGAGGATGGCCTTGCATCATATGGTGAAAGGGAAGTCCGCCAGCACCTACAGATGGGTGCAGTTGAGGTTCTACTGCTCTCAGAGGACCTCAAATATCAGAGGGGAACCTACGAGTGCGCATCGTGTGGGCACAGCATGGAAAAGACAGGTAAGGACCTGCCAGACACTGAAACCTGTCCATCATGTAACGATCAGATGAGGCTCTCAGACAGAAGGGATATGATCGATGACCTGGTTGAGATGGCTGAGGAGGTTGGAACCGAGGTTGAGATAATATCCACAGAGACAGAGGAGGGGATGCAGCTCCTCAGGGCCTTTGGTGGTATAGGGGCTATACTGAGGTACCGCCCCTGA
- the hemC gene encoding hydroxymethylbilane synthase produces MIAGTRGSRLALVQTDHVIDMLREICDERIERKIIKTKGDRIKDSQLYSMDSRGLFTRELDIAVLEEEVDLAVHSLKDVPSDLDPELVIAAVPPRESPNEVLVSRFDWDKLPPSAKLGTSSLRREAFCNHHQKNFKMEPLRGNIDTRIRKVMEGEVHATIMAEAGLKRLGLEDYIKKRFTLEYFTPAAGQGALAVITRRDSELRESIERITHYPSQQEVTAEKALLRELGAGCQCPLGVIARASDGEINLYAVLLTRDGEILKRVNVKGSVDKAEDIGKKAAKEMEDYI; encoded by the coding sequence TTGATAGCTGGAACAAGGGGGAGTCGCCTGGCACTGGTTCAGACAGACCACGTCATTGATATGCTCAGAGAAATCTGCGATGAAAGAATCGAAAGAAAGATCATAAAAACAAAGGGTGACAGGATAAAGGATTCCCAGCTTTACAGTATGGACTCAAGGGGCCTCTTCACAAGGGAGCTTGACATTGCAGTCCTTGAGGAGGAGGTTGACCTTGCAGTTCACAGCCTCAAGGACGTCCCCAGTGACCTTGACCCTGAACTTGTGATTGCAGCTGTACCCCCAAGGGAATCCCCGAATGAAGTTCTTGTATCCCGTTTTGACTGGGATAAGCTTCCCCCTAGTGCTAAACTTGGAACCAGCAGTCTCCGGAGGGAAGCATTCTGCAATCATCACCAAAAAAATTTTAAGATGGAGCCCCTAAGAGGAAATATAGATACTAGGATAAGAAAGGTGATGGAAGGAGAGGTCCATGCAACCATAATGGCCGAGGCAGGTTTAAAGCGTCTCGGACTTGAAGATTACATTAAAAAAAGATTCACGCTGGAATACTTCACACCCGCCGCTGGGCAGGGGGCTCTGGCGGTTATAACAAGGAGGGACAGCGAATTAAGGGAATCAATTGAGAGGATAACCCATTACCCCTCCCAGCAGGAAGTCACAGCCGAGAAGGCTCTCCTCAGGGAACTGGGTGCAGGGTGCCAGTGCCCACTTGGGGTTATAGCAAGGGCCTCTGATGGAGAGATCAACCTCTACGCTGTTCTTCTAACAAGAGATGGTGAGATACTCAAAAGAGTTAACGTTAAGGGATCTGTTGATAAAGCAGAGGACATCGGTAAAAAAGCTGCCAAAGAAATGGAGGATTATATTTGA
- the cfbE gene encoding coenzyme F430 synthase has protein sequence MTKDLKTISKLLVVDLTHGGVIIACELRKISDPVLAWDIYGTLNGPDHEMLLEMGVREVDGPIADSTIIAPVHCPIKADITHHEITGLLLGPWKEARGIPVVEVTGVKGKSSTVWILRKIMENLKPLVLSSLGSYAGSELLRRDISITPASMIETVKLAGPRDYGSAIFEVSLGGTGLADVGVLTNIAEDYRIRRGTSRASSAKRQIFRSRMVCCELQAFNRYYRNFGDKTNTFSVDGMASVHTTDVKYGLDSTVASVIVEDLKTIDGNLINTEFGIETFAPAEHHLSNVLAAVSAALTLNLDVKDIQRGVKGFQGIPGRTSIKKLDGTCIIEEVNPGLNVKAVEYTLKMAEDLPDPAVIIGGRYGVTCEDIDEDRLSEVLREFADLNLIFTDELGYSIMRKTRKNGPYFKSPDDALKAVIGHETVILIYRSEYGDLSRR, from the coding sequence ATGACCAAAGACCTCAAAACCATCTCAAAACTCCTTGTTGTTGACCTCACACATGGTGGAGTTATCATTGCCTGTGAGCTGAGAAAAATATCGGACCCTGTCCTTGCATGGGACATATACGGGACTCTGAATGGCCCTGACCATGAAATGCTCCTTGAAATGGGTGTCAGGGAAGTTGATGGTCCCATCGCCGATTCAACAATAATAGCACCTGTTCACTGCCCGATTAAAGCCGATATAACCCACCATGAGATAACCGGTCTTTTACTGGGCCCCTGGAAGGAGGCACGTGGGATACCAGTGGTTGAGGTTACAGGTGTCAAGGGCAAGAGCAGCACGGTATGGATACTCAGAAAGATCATGGAGAACCTGAAACCCCTTGTCCTGAGCAGCCTCGGATCCTATGCAGGTTCCGAACTACTGAGGAGGGATATAAGCATAACCCCCGCCAGTATGATTGAAACCGTGAAACTTGCAGGTCCCCGTGATTATGGTTCAGCCATCTTCGAGGTCTCACTTGGTGGTACTGGCCTTGCAGATGTTGGGGTGCTGACAAATATAGCCGAGGATTACAGAATAAGGAGGGGCACATCAAGGGCCAGTTCCGCCAAGAGGCAGATATTCAGGAGCAGAATGGTCTGCTGCGAGCTTCAGGCATTCAACAGATACTACCGGAATTTTGGGGATAAAACAAACACATTCTCGGTTGATGGTATGGCCAGTGTGCATACCACCGATGTTAAGTACGGCCTTGATTCCACAGTGGCCAGTGTCATCGTGGAGGACCTCAAAACCATTGATGGTAACCTGATCAACACAGAGTTTGGAATTGAAACATTTGCACCGGCAGAGCACCACCTATCAAACGTCCTTGCCGCAGTCAGCGCTGCTCTCACACTTAACCTGGATGTGAAGGACATCCAGAGGGGTGTTAAGGGCTTCCAGGGGATACCCGGCCGCACATCAATCAAAAAACTGGATGGCACCTGCATAATAGAGGAGGTGAACCCGGGTCTGAATGTGAAGGCAGTCGAGTACACCCTGAAAATGGCAGAGGACCTCCCTGACCCTGCGGTGATCATAGGTGGAAGATACGGGGTTACATGTGAGGATATAGATGAGGATAGGCTCTCTGAAGTTCTCAGAGAATTCGCTGACCTCAACCTCATATTCACCGACGAACTCGGGTACAGTATAATGAGAAAAACCCGTAAAAATGGCCCCTACTTTAAATCGCCGGATGATGCGCTGAAGGCTGTCATTGGACATGAAACCGTGATCCTGATTTACAGGTCAGAGTATGGTGACCTCTCAAGAAGATGA
- a CDS encoding pyruvoyl-dependent arginine decarboxylase: MKVAITSGSSEGPTSLNAFDNALLEAGIGDVNLIKVSSILPHGTEIVELPALEPGSMVNCVLSYKISDTPGDLISAAIAAATSDEFGCVVENSAVNRKPEDVREEAISMVRYMMSVRGLEINELIVEETNHVVEKCGAAVSALIYLD; encoded by the coding sequence ATGAAGGTTGCTATAACATCAGGTAGCTCTGAAGGACCCACCAGTCTCAATGCCTTTGACAATGCACTCCTTGAAGCTGGAATAGGTGATGTGAACCTCATAAAGGTTTCAAGCATACTCCCCCATGGCACGGAAATAGTTGAACTTCCCGCCCTTGAACCCGGGTCCATGGTGAACTGTGTGCTCTCCTATAAAATATCAGATACCCCAGGTGACCTCATATCCGCTGCCATAGCAGCTGCAACTTCAGATGAGTTTGGATGTGTCGTTGAGAACTCTGCGGTTAACAGAAAACCTGAGGATGTCAGGGAAGAGGCCATCTCAATGGTCAGATACATGATGTCTGTGAGGGGACTTGAAATAAACGAATTAATAGTAGAAGAAACAAACCATGTTGTTGAAAAGTGTGGGGCTGCTGTATCAGCGCTCATCTACCTTGATTGA